The Vibrio gazogenes DNA segment TGACGCCAGAGCAAATCCGTGAGTACCGGGGAACTTTGAATCATCCGGGAAAAGAAAGCCCTTATCGTGATCGCGGTGTAGAAGAAAACCTCGCGTTATTTGAAAAAATGCGCACAGGTGGGTTTCAGGAAGGTGAAGCCTGTTTACGTGCCAAAATCGATATGGCTTCTTCTTTTATGGTTTTACGTGATCCGGTTTTATACCGAGTCCGTTTTGCTGAGCATCACCAGACCGGTGATCAATGGTGTATCTATCCAATGTACGACTTTACTCACTGTATTTCGGATGCATTGGAAGGCATTACTCACTCCCTGTGTACCTTGGAGTTTCAAGACAACCGACGTTTGTATGATTGGGTCTTGGATAACATCACGATTCCTTGTCATCCGAGACAATATGAATTCAGTCGTCTAAATCTTGAATATACAGTGATGTCGAAACGGAAGCTGAATCAATTAGTAGCTGAGAAATTCGTTTCCGGGTGGGATGATCCGCGGATGCCAACGATTTCTGGTTTGCGTCGTCGTGGGTTTACACCGACATCGATTCGTGAATTCTGTAAACGCATCGGCGTGACGAAACAAGACAATATGATTGAATTTAGTTCTTTGGAATCTTGTATTCGTGACGACTTGAATGAAAATGCGCCCAGAGCCATGGCTGTGCTCGATCCCGTGAAAGTTGTGATTGAAAATTTTGACGCTGACGCTGTGGAGATGCTGGACGTTGCCAACCATCCGAACAAGCCTGAAATGGGGAGTCGCCAAGTTGCCTTCAGTCGGGAAATTTGGATTGAACGTGAAGATTTCCGTGAAGAAGCAAATAAGAAATATAAGCGTCTTGTTCTTGGCAAAGAAGTCCGTTTACGTGGTGCTTATGTGATTAAAGCTGAGCGGGTTGAAAAAGACAGTGCCGGTGAAATTACTACGATTTATTGTACTTATGATGCCGATACCTTGGGGAAAAACCCAGCCGATGGACGAAAAGTCAAAGGTGTTATTCACTGGGTTTCTGTAAGTCAAGGTGCTCCCGCCGAATTTCGGTTGTATGATCGGCTCTTCTCGGTTGCGAACCCTGCGGCAGAAGAGGATTTCACACAAGTTCTGAATCCTGATTCTCTGATTCGCCAGCAAGGTTTTGTGGAAGCGAGTTTGGTGTCAGCTCAACCAGAGTTTGGTTATCAGTTTGAGCGAATCG contains these protein-coding regions:
- the glnS gene encoding glutamine--tRNA ligase; the protein is MSEAEARPSNFIRQIIDKDLAEGKHTSVHTRFPPEPNGYIHIGHAKSICLNFGIAQDYQGQCNLRFDDTNPEKENIEYVESIKKDVNWLGFQWAGEVCYSSNYFDQLYHYAIELIEKGLAYVEELTPEQIREYRGTLNHPGKESPYRDRGVEENLALFEKMRTGGFQEGEACLRAKIDMASSFMVLRDPVLYRVRFAEHHQTGDQWCIYPMYDFTHCISDALEGITHSLCTLEFQDNRRLYDWVLDNITIPCHPRQYEFSRLNLEYTVMSKRKLNQLVAEKFVSGWDDPRMPTISGLRRRGFTPTSIREFCKRIGVTKQDNMIEFSSLESCIRDDLNENAPRAMAVLDPVKVVIENFDADAVEMLDVANHPNKPEMGSRQVAFSREIWIEREDFREEANKKYKRLVLGKEVRLRGAYVIKAERVEKDSAGEITTIYCTYDADTLGKNPADGRKVKGVIHWVSVSQGAPAEFRLYDRLFSVANPAAEEDFTQVLNPDSLIRQQGFVEASLVSAQPEFGYQFERIGYFCADNRDSSAESLVFNRTVGLRDTWAKIEAV